Within Thermococcus indicus, the genomic segment TCAGACGACGTTGTTGTTTGCTTCCTCATAGGCGCGCTCAAGATGAAAAATTCAAAGGGGGTGGTCTGCTGATGAAGAGCCTAGTCTTGGGTCTCTACGCCGTGACTCCCCTGCACCCGGGGAGCGGCTCGGAGATAAGCGTTATCGACCTGCCGATACAGAGGGAAAGACACACCGGCTTTCCCGTGATATGGGGTCAGAGCCTCAAGGGTGTTCTCAGGAGTGCATTCGGAGATTATGAACTTGAAAGTAGGGAAGAAAGCGGACAGAAGCTCCGGGAGATCATTAAAGCAGAGCTCTTAGAGATAGAGAAGAAACTAAAATCTGACATACCCGAAGAAGAAGTCAAGGAGCTGATAACAAGGAAAACCGAGCTAGAAAATCTCCTTCTCTCACCACCGATGACGACGGCAATATTCGGACCCCCAACCAACAGAGCCAGCGAACACGCGGGAGCGATAGCTGTCGGCGACGCGAAGATACTCCTCTTCCCTGTCAGGAGCGCAAATGGCGTCTTCGCCTACGTCACCAGCCCGATGGTGCTTGAGCGGTTTAAGAGAGACCTCCAGCTCGCGGGCCGCAACGCTGATTTTGAAGTCCCTGCGGTCGGGAAGGGCAAGGCGCTCGTTACCGGTAATTCCGACGTTGAAAACAACGGCAGGGTAATTCTTGAGGAGCTGGTTCTCGACGTTGAGGACAGGGTTGACGAGAAGGTGATAGATGCAATCAAACTCGTCCTCCCGGAGGGCATCGACGTTTCCAGGAGGATCGTCATAGTGGACGACGACGTCTTCTCAACCTTCGTGAGGCTCTCCACCGAGATAGTGGCAAGGGTTGCGATAGACGCCTCGAAGGGGACGGTAAAGCAGGGTGGCCTCTGGTACGAGGAGTTCCTACCCAGCGATACGCTGCTCTACTCTGTGATAATCGTTGGCAACCCAAGGGGAGGGGCGCTGAAGAGCGAAGAGGAAGTAGAAGAGACTCTGAGGGGATTCATCACGGATACCAGATACCTCCAGGTCGGGGGCGACGAGACTGTTGGGAAGGGCTTCGTTCTGGCGAAGCCGGGGTGATGAGGATGGACATCAAGACGCTTGACCAGGAGCGGGCCGAGTTCGCCTACAGGAGCGTTCTTGAAGTTGCAAACCTCTCAGTAAAGGACAGTAAAGGCAATGATAGAGGCTCTGAGGTTGGGAGCAAGTACCGCTCTTACGTCAAGAGTGCCCCTGTGCTGATCCTCACCAACGGCCTTGGGCAGGCGCTGGCCTTTTACAGATCAAAAATAAAACCTGAAGCTAACATTGTTGGACCTAATGAGAACACAGACAATCAGAATAATTCAGTACTCTACACTAAGCTTCCAGAATGGATAATCAAGATGATGACTGAGACCAAAACTGATAAGACACCAAAGTTCTCAGCTGACAGACTTGCTTATGCCTACCTCTACAAGCACATAGCCGAGTGGCTCGGCGAGAGGGGTCTCACCGACGGAAAGGACCCGCTGAAGGCCTACACCGAGAAGAACGCCCTCAATGCTGTCCTTTTGACCGAGGAGACCATAGCCTTTCTCAACTGGTTGAGACGCTTCGCAGATGCGATGCTGGAGGAGGACAAGGAAAGCGGTGAAGGGGCATGAGGAGAAACTTCAAAGACAGCGCGTGGGGGAACAGGAGACCCGATAGAAAAAGCCGAGGCTTCCACCGTAAGGTGAGGAGGAAGGGGGAAAGCAGGAATCGAAACGCCTGCTACTATCTCCCAAGAGACACCTTGAGTGCCCTTGAAATCTCCAACCCGAGTGAAAAGTTCCTAAACACCAAAGACGTCAAAAACCTCTCCCTGCTCCTCGACAAGTTTGCCCCCTATTCCAAAGAAAAGGGCTTAGTAAACGACTGCCACTCCGAAAACCCCAAGGCCAGCGGGAACGTTCTCAAAACCCTCCTCGGGGAAATAAAGGTGCCTGGAGAAGCAGTCTCGCTGTACAAGGACTACTTCAGGCTCTATGAAATGTTTGTGAACAGTATCGGGGCGGAAAAAGAAATCCTTGCTTCAAGGACGAGGCTCGTGGTTGGCCTCGGCGATGAGAGCGTCTATGAGACCAGCATAAGGCTCCTCAGGAACTACGGCGTTCCCTACATCCCCGGCTCGGCACTGAAGGGAATAACGAGGGCATGGGCAACGGAGATGATGGCGGAGCTGTTGGATGGGGCCGGTGGTTTCAGCGGGGACTTCTACGAGCGCGCGGGCCAGGTTCAGAAGTTTCTCAGCGAGGGAAAAGCCGGGAAATTTCCGGAGAATTCTGAAGTAACTCCCTCCGGAGAGATTGAGGAGTTCGTGAACACCGTTGGGGTCGGAAATAGCCCCAGAAGAATAGCAGAGAAACTCGTTGAACTCTTTGGAACGACTAAAAACCGGGGCAAGGCCATCTTCCTCGATGCTCTGCCGGTTCCTCCTGGCAGGGGCGACTGGCACCTTTTCGAGTGGGACATAATGAACCCCCACTACGGGCCGTACTACCAGAGAGGTGAACCTCCAGGCGACTGGCACAGCCCCGTTCCGGTAATCTTCCTGACGGTAAAGGCCAAAACGCCGTTCCTCTTTGGAGTCGCTGGCGAGATGAAGGAGACCGCCTGGGAACTGCTCAAACTGGCCATCGAAAATCACGGCGTTGGGGCTAAAACGACCCTCGGCTACGGGCGTTTCAACGTTCCCTGAGGTTTCCATCAATTTCCCCATAACGCCAGCATCAACGAAACCCAGCGTTGTTGCCCTGTCCTTCTTAACTTTTCTTAATTGTAATTTATCTGGTGGGATCCCGATTATGGATGTCTGGGTTTGGCCCTGTTTCTAGATTTTAGTATTTTATTGGCCTAGACTTTTTGCTATAGTAAAGCGCTGAGCTCGGCAAGATTGTAAAATTTTGGAAGAGCTAAAAAACATCTTTTTAGGACTTTTTGGGCTGAAATGAGATTTTAAGAACGTTTTAACGTGAGTTGGGAGTTTTACTCATAGTTTAGAGATTGAGGGATTTTTGTCCCTTTTTTCAGACCTTGAAGGTTTTTGCAGGAATCCCGATTGTGGATTTTTGAAAACTTCGGAGTTTTTGGATTTTGAGACTCTGTACCTCTAGACTTTAGGCGCTCGTAAGGCGCTTGATTAAAAGCAGTCTTAAATTTCTTGGGAGGGATTCTCTCGGCTGTTTAAGGATTCCAGTCGAAGTTCCAAGTTTGTAGGCTTATAGTTTCTTCCCGTTTTTCATACCGGTTCCATTTCTTCTTTCGTGTCCATTTTAATGTTTCTTCCATTGAATTCGTCTCCCGCAAGCGTAATGTTTTTAAGAGGTTGATTTGCATCTTTACTTACCTAAAGGGGTCTCCAGAGGCATGGTTTACGCAGAACATAGTTGTTTGGAAACCTCGTATGAGATCGTTTTTGGGACAGCAAAAACATGTCTTATGTTTACGCAGAACATAGTTGTTTGGAAACCCAACCCTGTAAAAGTAGCCATTCATCAGTTTCTCCATCCCATGGTTTACGCAGAACATAGTTGTTTGGAAACAAAATATCCTTGTCCAAGGCCACCATGATTATTTTGGCTTTGATGTTTACGCAGAACATAGTTGTTTGGAAACCTTCTCTGCAACTCCAGGAATTTTCGCACTCACTGGTGAGTCAACATGTTTACGCAGAACATAGTTGTTTGGAAACCTCTATGTACTCCCGGTCACAGCTTAAGAGCCACTTTGCCCGTTTACGCAGAACATAGTTGTTTGGAAACGCCTTTGAAGGAACTTACGGGCCATTTGAACTTGGGAAGTTTACGCAGAACATAGTTGTTTGGAAACCCCCTCCGGATCAAAAAATACGTAAATCCTATCACTTTCTATTTTCACGTTTACGCAGAACATAGTTGTTTGGAAAATGCCGATCATACGCGATAAGCCCCAGTCTGATTGCTCTTCAGTTTACGCAGAACATAGTTGTTTGGAAAAGTTTGCTTCCGTTGGCTCCTTCAACGCGTCCTCCATGAGCTTCGTTTACGCAGAACATAGTTGTTTGGAAAAGTCTTATTTTTTCGGTGAGATTTCTCGCTACCTCCTCCGCGTTTACGCAGAACATAGTTGTTTGGAAAAGCATCCCATTCCTTGTCCGCCCACCTTCTGCTATCTTGTCTGTCGTTTACGCAGAACATAGTTGTTTGGAAACCTCCTTGGCAGGCTTTCCAGAATCATAGCAAATGTGGTCGAAAGTTTACGCAGAACATAGTTGTTTGGAAACACCCATGTGCCCTTCTCTGGGAGCTCCGGGGCTTCTGTTTCAAGTTTACGCAGAACATAGTTGTTTGGAAACTGCAAGCCTGTGCAAGTCGGCGATATGCCTGCCCAACTTCCATTGACGTTTACGCAGAACATAGTTGTTTGGAAAGCTGCTTAAGAACCCGTCAAGAGTCTTTTTAACGATCTCTTGTGGAGTTTACCAAAGACATGGTGTCCTTTAGGCGGGGAAAGCATTCCTCCCCAATGGACGCTGGGAGGGTTTGAGGCTGTGCTCCAGTGGGGTGGTGCTATGAGGGCCTACGTTACCGTCGTTGGAACGACCCCCGAGGCGGTCTTCAACCCCCTCTGGTATCTGGCCGAGGTTTACTCGTGGATTCCCGAGAGGGTCTACCTCCTCTGGAACGATGACGTAACCGAGCAGCTTGAGCTGGTGAAGAGACTTATCGGGAAGCTTTCAGAGGCCTACAGGGTTTCTATTGAGGTGATAGCCGACGAAGGCATGAGCTTCACCGAGGAAGACCCCGTCCAGTTCAGGGAAAGGGCTGGGGAGCTGATAAGAAAGCTGAAGGCAGAGGGGCACGAGGTCGTCGTTGATATAACCCCCGGCAGAAAGTTCATGAGCGCGCTCCTCCTCGGCGCGGCGATCTCTATGGGCGCGGATGAAGTTACATACCTCCACCTGGGGAACTTCAGGAGGTACGCGGGAAGGCTTCTCTTCGAGGTCCCGATGGCGGAGCAGAGGCTCTTCCGGAGGGAGGAACTCACCGGGAGGAAGGGCGCGCTGAAACTCGGCCGGCGGAAGAAAGATTCCCCTAAGAGCCTGGTGGTGAGCAGAGAGAACCTAATGGCCCTCCTCAACTCCCTTTACCTCGACGGTCAGCGGAGGTTCAGGCTGGCAGTCAGGAGCGAGGAGATAGCGTCCGTGAAGCTGGGCGAGCGGGCGAGGATACGGGTCGGGGAGTACATAACCCTCGA encodes:
- the cmr5 gene encoding type III-B CRISPR module-associated protein Cmr5, with translation MRMDIKTLDQERAEFAYRSVLEVANLSVKDSKGNDRGSEVGSKYRSYVKSAPVLILTNGLGQALAFYRSKIKPEANIVGPNENTDNQNNSVLYTKLPEWIIKMMTETKTDKTPKFSADRLAYAYLYKHIAEWLGERGLTDGKDPLKAYTEKNALNAVLLTEETIAFLNWLRRFADAMLEEDKESGEGA
- the cmr6 gene encoding type III-B CRISPR module RAMP protein Cmr6, encoding MRRNFKDSAWGNRRPDRKSRGFHRKVRRKGESRNRNACYYLPRDTLSALEISNPSEKFLNTKDVKNLSLLLDKFAPYSKEKGLVNDCHSENPKASGNVLKTLLGEIKVPGEAVSLYKDYFRLYEMFVNSIGAEKEILASRTRLVVGLGDESVYETSIRLLRNYGVPYIPGSALKGITRAWATEMMAELLDGAGGFSGDFYERAGQVQKFLSEGKAGKFPENSEVTPSGEIEEFVNTVGVGNSPRRIAEKLVELFGTTKNRGKAIFLDALPVPPGRGDWHLFEWDIMNPHYGPYYQRGEPPGDWHSPVPVIFLTVKAKTPFLFGVAGEMKETAWELLKLAIENHGVGAKTTLGYGRFNVP
- the cmr4 gene encoding type III-B CRISPR module RAMP protein Cmr4; its protein translation is MKSLVLGLYAVTPLHPGSGSEISVIDLPIQRERHTGFPVIWGQSLKGVLRSAFGDYELESREESGQKLREIIKAELLEIEKKLKSDIPEEEVKELITRKTELENLLLSPPMTTAIFGPPTNRASEHAGAIAVGDAKILLFPVRSANGVFAYVTSPMVLERFKRDLQLAGRNADFEVPAVGKGKALVTGNSDVENNGRVILEELVLDVEDRVDEKVIDAIKLVLPEGIDVSRRIVIVDDDVFSTFVRLSTEIVARVAIDASKGTVKQGGLWYEEFLPSDTLLYSVIIVGNPRGGALKSEEEVEETLRGFITDTRYLQVGGDETVGKGFVLAKPG